In Corylus avellana chromosome ca2, CavTom2PMs-1.0, the following proteins share a genomic window:
- the LOC132170564 gene encoding equilibrative nucleotide transporter 3-like isoform X1, whose translation MTTADEIRAPVRLEGKFKAMMVCFVLGLGSLVAWNSMLTIGDYYYQLFPKKYHPSRVLTLVYQPFALGTMAILAYKESKSNTRKRNLFGYTLFFASTFLVLILDVATSGKGGLGAFIGLCVLSACFGVADAHVQGGMVGDLSFMCPEFLQSFFAGLAASGALASALRIVTKAAFEKSHNGLRKGAMLFLAMSTFFEFLCILLYAFVFPKLPIVKYYRSKAASEGSKTVSADLAAAGIQTAANNGDEDDVKPQERLSNKQLFLENIDYAIDLFLIYVLTLSIFPGFLYENTGSHGLGSWYAPVLIATYNVWDLISRYIPLVESLKMESRKGLMIAILARFLVIPAFYFTAKYGDKGWMILLTSLLGVSNGYLTVCVITVAPKGYRGPEQNALGNLLVLCLISGIFAGVALDWLWLIGKKEGF comes from the exons ATGACTACTGCTGATGAAATCAGGGCTCCAGTGAGGCTTGAG GGAAAGTTTAAAGCAATGATGGTTTGTTTTGTTCTTGGGCTCGGGTCCCTTGTTGCATGGAATAGTATGCTGACAATTGGAGATTACTACTATCAATTGTTCCCG AAGAAATACCATCCTTCAAGGGTACTTACTCTCGTTTACCAACCATTTGCGCTTGGAACAATGGCAATACTAGCATACAAAGAATCCAAGAGTAATACTAGGAAGAGGAACTTATTTGGATACACCCTTTTCTTTGCAAGTACTTTTCTTGTCTTAATT TTGGATGTAGCCACATCAGGGAAAGGTGGGCTTGGAGCTTTTATTGGTTTGTGTGTGCTTTCTGCATGTTTCGGAGTTGCAGATGCTCATGTTCAAGGTGGGATGGTTGGAGATCTGTCTTTCATGTGCCCTGAATTCCTTCAG TCCTTCTTTGCTGGTCTGGCTGCATCAGGGGCTCTGGCCTCTGCTTTGAGGATTGTCACAAAAGCAGCCTTTGAGAAATCTCATAATGGTCTTCGCAAGGGGGCTA TGTTATTCCTGGCGATGTCCACGTTCTTTGAGTTTCTGTGTATCCTTCTCTATGCATTTGTCTTCCCTAAATTGCCAATAGTGAAGTACTATCGCTCAAAGGCAGCCTCGGAAGGATCAAAAACAGTATCAGCTGACCTTGCTGCTGCTGGCATCCAGACAGCAGCAAACAATGGA GATGAAGATGACGTGAAACCCCAGGAGCGCTTGAGCAATAAACAACTGTTCCTTGAGAATATAGATTATGCAATTGACCTCTTTCTGATATATGTCTTAACACTGTCGATTTTCCCCGGATTCTTGTATGAAAACACTGGCTCACATGGGCTCGGATCATG GTATGCGCCTGTGCTGATCGCGACTTACAATGTGTGGGATCTGATATCAAGATACATACCTCTAGTTGAAAGCCTGAAGATGGAGTCCAGGAAAGGCCTGATGATTGCAATTCTTGCTCGTTTCTTAGTCATACCAGCATTCTACTTCACGGCAAAATATGGTGACAAGGGCTGGATGATCCTGCTTACATCCTTGCTGGGAGTATCCAACGGCTACCTCACTGTCTGTGTCATTACAGTGGCACCCAAAGGTTACAGG GGACCTGAGCAGAATGCATTGGGAAATTTGCTTGTGCTGTGTCTTATATCAGGTATATTTGCAGGGGTTGCTCTTGATTGGTTGTGGCTTATTGGTAAAAAAGAGGGGTTTTAA
- the LOC132172004 gene encoding uncharacterized protein LOC132172004, giving the protein MTSHHPSEVDSVASSPRSDHSSFDQHTRVRFMCSFGGKILPRPHDNQLRYVGGDTRIVAVHRSTNFSILLAKLSKLSGVANVTVKYQLPNEDLDALISVTTDEDVENMMEEYDRVAQSQNPRSARLRLFLFQTGDSSRASSISSLLGGSANRDHWFLDALNAGGSALERGRSEASSILSELPDYLFGLDNSDDPKMKTRNLLADNVSNSDPGSPAPALSSPFCSASSVSCVPPIPNLPPVKTKPDNPEPVVQAKENQIEGFAEAGGQPTSQPTGCPGNPVMQYIQDSRYQGHAVQPIQVYYVPGPVPPGNVSVQPVAIPAPYSQQYHAVSGQLPLGYHHAVPGMSPLYGGGMRPGVAQPVPFDPYDVQSRVVQDGVNQQVFYGVRNSGMVPVYPNMAVPGGEDSLSIGSEIKTGRASQ; this is encoded by the exons ATGACGTCGCACCACCCATCCGAAGTGGACTCTGTCGCGTCCTCGCCGCGCTCGGACCACTCATCGTTTGATCAGCATACACGTGTACGGTTCATGTGCAGTTTCGGTGGCAAGATCTTGCCCCGGCCCCACGACAACCAGCTCCGCTACGTTGGCGGAGACACGCGCATAGTCGCCGTGCACCGCTCCACCAACTTCTCAATCCTCCTCGCCAAGCTCTCCAAGCTCTCAG GTGTGGCCAATGTAACTGTCAAGTACCAACTTCCGAACGAAGATCTCGATGCTTTGATTTCCGTGACAACGGACGAGGACGTGGAGAACATGATGGAAGAGTACGACCGCGTAGCACAGAGTCAGAACCCGAGGTCGGCTCGGCTTCGGCTATTTCTCTTTCAGACAGGCGACAGCTCCAGAGCCAGCAGTATCAGCTCGCTACTCGGCGGCTCGGCTAACCGTGACCACTGGTTCCTTGACGCTCTCAACGCCGGCGGCTCGGCGCTCGAGCGAGGCCGGTCCGAAGCCTCCTCGATTCTCTCCGAGTTACCCGACTATCTCTTCGGGCTGGATAATTCGGACGACCCGAAAATGAAGACCCGGAACCTCCTAGCCGATAATGTGTCGAATTCCGATCCGGGTTCTCCTGCTCCGGCTTTGTCTTCGCCGTTTTGTTCAGCTTCATCGGTTTCGTGTGTACCGCCGATACCGAATCTTCCACCTGTAAAGACCAAGCCAGATAATCCGGAACCAGTGGTGCAAGCAAAGGAGAATCAAATAGAGGGATTCGCAGAGGCCGGTGGCCAGCCCACATCGCAACCAACTGGGTGCCCAGGAAACCCGGTAATGCAATACATCCAGGATTCTCGTTACCAGGGTCATGCCGTACAGCCAATACAAGTTTACTATGTTCCGGGTCCTGTTCCACCCGGGAATGTTTCTGTTCAACCCGTGGCTATTCCGGCCCCATATTCTCAGCAATATCACGCAGTTTCTGGTCAACTGCCACTCGGGTACCACCATGCTGTACCGGGAATGAGTCCATTATATGGAGGAGGGATGAGACCGGGTGTGGCTCAGCCAGTACCGTTTGACCCGTATGATGTGCAGTCAAGAGTGGTTCAAGATGGGGTAAATCAGCAAGTGTTTTACGGGGTTAGAAACTCGGGCATGGTTCCGGTTTATCCAAATATGGCGGTGCCGGGTGGGGAAGATTCACTGAGCATCGGGTCGGAGATAAAAACGGGTCGGGCTTCCCAATAG
- the LOC132170564 gene encoding equilibrative nucleotide transporter 3-like isoform X2, with the protein MTTADEIRAPVRLEGKFKAMMVCFVLGLGSLVAWNSMLTIGDYYYQLFPKYHPSRVLTLVYQPFALGTMAILAYKESKSNTRKRNLFGYTLFFASTFLVLILDVATSGKGGLGAFIGLCVLSACFGVADAHVQGGMVGDLSFMCPEFLQSFFAGLAASGALASALRIVTKAAFEKSHNGLRKGAMLFLAMSTFFEFLCILLYAFVFPKLPIVKYYRSKAASEGSKTVSADLAAAGIQTAANNGDEDDVKPQERLSNKQLFLENIDYAIDLFLIYVLTLSIFPGFLYENTGSHGLGSWYAPVLIATYNVWDLISRYIPLVESLKMESRKGLMIAILARFLVIPAFYFTAKYGDKGWMILLTSLLGVSNGYLTVCVITVAPKGYRGPEQNALGNLLVLCLISGIFAGVALDWLWLIGKKEGF; encoded by the exons ATGACTACTGCTGATGAAATCAGGGCTCCAGTGAGGCTTGAG GGAAAGTTTAAAGCAATGATGGTTTGTTTTGTTCTTGGGCTCGGGTCCCTTGTTGCATGGAATAGTATGCTGACAATTGGAGATTACTACTATCAATTGTTCCCG AAATACCATCCTTCAAGGGTACTTACTCTCGTTTACCAACCATTTGCGCTTGGAACAATGGCAATACTAGCATACAAAGAATCCAAGAGTAATACTAGGAAGAGGAACTTATTTGGATACACCCTTTTCTTTGCAAGTACTTTTCTTGTCTTAATT TTGGATGTAGCCACATCAGGGAAAGGTGGGCTTGGAGCTTTTATTGGTTTGTGTGTGCTTTCTGCATGTTTCGGAGTTGCAGATGCTCATGTTCAAGGTGGGATGGTTGGAGATCTGTCTTTCATGTGCCCTGAATTCCTTCAG TCCTTCTTTGCTGGTCTGGCTGCATCAGGGGCTCTGGCCTCTGCTTTGAGGATTGTCACAAAAGCAGCCTTTGAGAAATCTCATAATGGTCTTCGCAAGGGGGCTA TGTTATTCCTGGCGATGTCCACGTTCTTTGAGTTTCTGTGTATCCTTCTCTATGCATTTGTCTTCCCTAAATTGCCAATAGTGAAGTACTATCGCTCAAAGGCAGCCTCGGAAGGATCAAAAACAGTATCAGCTGACCTTGCTGCTGCTGGCATCCAGACAGCAGCAAACAATGGA GATGAAGATGACGTGAAACCCCAGGAGCGCTTGAGCAATAAACAACTGTTCCTTGAGAATATAGATTATGCAATTGACCTCTTTCTGATATATGTCTTAACACTGTCGATTTTCCCCGGATTCTTGTATGAAAACACTGGCTCACATGGGCTCGGATCATG GTATGCGCCTGTGCTGATCGCGACTTACAATGTGTGGGATCTGATATCAAGATACATACCTCTAGTTGAAAGCCTGAAGATGGAGTCCAGGAAAGGCCTGATGATTGCAATTCTTGCTCGTTTCTTAGTCATACCAGCATTCTACTTCACGGCAAAATATGGTGACAAGGGCTGGATGATCCTGCTTACATCCTTGCTGGGAGTATCCAACGGCTACCTCACTGTCTGTGTCATTACAGTGGCACCCAAAGGTTACAGG GGACCTGAGCAGAATGCATTGGGAAATTTGCTTGTGCTGTGTCTTATATCAGGTATATTTGCAGGGGTTGCTCTTGATTGGTTGTGGCTTATTGGTAAAAAAGAGGGGTTTTAA